A region of Gemmatimonadota bacterium DNA encodes the following proteins:
- a CDS encoding pyridoxal-phosphate dependent enzyme, which translates to MPLSDKTGAEVHLKLESEQHTNSFKARGAMNKVLSLTGEELSRGVVTSSTGNHAQGVARACMITGCPGTIFLPNGVDPSKIEAIKRYPVDLVFHEGDALETELHAKQQAAALGRIWISPYNDPQIIGGQGTIGIELSHQMPSIDDVFVTVGGGGLIGGITIYLKAHRPGTRIIGCQPERSAAMYHCVRAGRIVSTEHGET; encoded by the coding sequence ATGCCGCTATCAGATAAAACAGGCGCGGAGGTTCACCTGAAGCTGGAAAGCGAGCAGCACACCAATTCCTTCAAGGCGCGCGGGGCCATGAACAAGGTGCTGTCACTGACCGGGGAGGAGTTGTCCCGGGGCGTGGTGACGTCCTCGACGGGCAATCACGCGCAGGGCGTTGCCCGGGCCTGCATGATCACTGGCTGTCCGGGTACGATCTTTCTGCCAAACGGCGTCGATCCATCCAAAATAGAAGCGATCAAACGGTATCCCGTGGACCTGGTCTTTCACGAAGGCGACGCGCTCGAAACGGAACTGCACGCCAAGCAACAGGCCGCTGCCCTGGGCAGGATATGGATTTCACCCTACAACGATCCGCAGATTATCGGCGGCCAGGGTACGATAGGCATCGAACTGTCGCACCAGATGCCCTCCATCGACGATGTTTTTGTTACCGTCGGCGGCGGCGGACTGATCGGCGGGATCACCATCTACCTGAAGGCGCATAGGCCCGGCACGCGGATCATCGGCTGCCAGCCCGAACGGTCGGCGGCCATGTATCACTGCGTTCGCGCCGGACGTATCGTAAGCACCGAGCATGGCGAGAC
- a CDS encoding nuclear transport factor 2 family protein, whose protein sequence is MDRRKATDLARLYVERSNRHVLDEVFLMFDPDATYRSSQFGLFEGLEQIREMMTGFFTAFPDVHWTVDTYRADSDYTASFEFTMRASNAETGQPVERRGLETITFSDEGLIRHVEVVQSG, encoded by the coding sequence GTGGATCGACGGAAAGCAACGGACCTGGCAAGACTGTATGTCGAGCGATCGAATCGCCACGTACTGGACGAAGTCTTTCTCATGTTCGATCCCGATGCCACCTACCGGTCGTCGCAGTTCGGTCTCTTCGAGGGCCTGGAGCAGATCCGGGAGATGATGACCGGTTTCTTTACCGCCTTTCCCGACGTGCACTGGACGGTGGACACCTATCGCGCGGATTCCGATTACACGGCCTCCTTCGAATTCACGATGCGGGCCAGCAATGCCGAGACGGGGCAGCCCGTGGAGCGCCGGGGACTCGAAACGATCACCTTCTCGGATGAAGGACTGATCCGCCACGTCGAAGTCGTGCAGTCAGGCTGA
- a CDS encoding alanine racemase, producing MKSDSLFHEVETPAVLLDEARMMANLRAMQDLANRHGVALRPHAKTHKSLEIGRRQTGLGASGMTVATVDEALVFLEGGFESITVARPVVSPSKWDRLLSAAKDRGAEVRVVTDSKEGIQVAGERAAVHGQSIGLFLKIDVGLHRCGLLPEDGRIGELAGMIHDHSNLEFRGILSHAGHVYGSKSRAEAAEAAEEERRTMVAVRDALLADGLPVPEVSVGATPAVLATESFEGLTEIRPGNYVFLDLLPVRVGVARVADVALSVLATVISSNEHYFVTDAGSKTLTSDTGVHGMTGNQGFGLAYPDTGFLEPDREMTVEKVSEEHGMVRRNGFDLAIGSKIRVVPVHSCPVANLARSYVALTRDGPESWPVDAAGGSR from the coding sequence ATGAAATCAGATTCATTGTTCCATGAGGTAGAAACGCCCGCGGTATTGCTCGATGAGGCCAGGATGATGGCCAATCTGCGCGCCATGCAGGATTTGGCGAACCGGCACGGCGTCGCACTGCGTCCCCATGCCAAGACCCACAAGTCCCTGGAGATCGGCCGGAGACAAACCGGGCTGGGCGCATCGGGCATGACCGTGGCCACGGTGGACGAGGCGCTGGTATTCCTCGAGGGCGGGTTCGAATCCATCACCGTCGCCCGGCCGGTGGTCTCTCCATCGAAGTGGGATCGGCTGCTGTCCGCAGCGAAGGATCGAGGCGCCGAGGTGCGCGTGGTGACCGATTCGAAGGAAGGCATCCAGGTAGCGGGCGAGCGGGCGGCGGTCCATGGGCAGTCCATCGGACTGTTTCTTAAAATCGACGTGGGACTGCACCGATGCGGCCTGCTGCCGGAGGATGGGCGTATCGGGGAGCTGGCTGGGATGATCCACGATCACTCGAATCTTGAATTCCGCGGCATCCTGTCCCACGCCGGCCACGTGTACGGTTCGAAATCCAGGGCCGAGGCCGCCGAAGCCGCGGAAGAGGAACGGCGCACCATGGTCGCGGTGCGCGACGCCTTGCTGGCGGACGGCCTTCCCGTGCCGGAGGTTTCCGTGGGCGCCACGCCGGCCGTCCTGGCCACGGAGAGTTTCGAGGGCCTGACGGAAATAAGGCCCGGGAACTATGTTTTTCTCGACCTGCTTCCGGTACGTGTCGGCGTAGCCCGGGTTGCCGATGTCGCCCTGTCTGTGCTGGCCACGGTGATCAGCAGCAACGAACACTATTTCGTGACGGACGCCGGTTCGAAGACCCTGACCTCGGACACGGGCGTACACGGCATGACGGGGAACCAGGGTTTCGGCCTCGCCTACCCGGATACGGGATTCCTGGAGCCCGATCGCGAGATGACCGTGGAGAAAGTCTCCGAAGAGCACGGCATGGTCAGGCGAAACGGGTTCGATCTGGCCATCGGATCGAAGATCCGCGTGGTTCCCGTTCACAGCTGTCCCGTGGCGAACCTCGCAAGATCCTATGTCGCGCTGACACGCGACGGCCCTGAATCCTGGCCGGTGGACGCCGCGGGCGGGTCAAGGTAG
- a CDS encoding UvrD-helicase domain-containing protein — translation MSNQVRKPSTDRLQSAGKALSTNQPLAAGQALFTPDDVSRWERKGRGIAVFGCPDTFSIPEIESRPGTAVLCDPDEGQEIPGEPDRLVLKLSSSRVVHLNSLMNRIVLPAYRRYNPLYLFASCDEKDLDAGSVEMPVKDGIEEAMCPLLWEQLRSILACTCAVFPSPGALSSSEKPWLTTAESMMHQKLTRAGLSHRLHARMGSCFVDALVESPHDNPVAVEIDGREFAREDHIRRDKALTQAHNIRKVVRFSGSEVVNDLDGCVDRVRSVLAGRGTVLPMPEPNPGLAGEQARCLDPRAGVVLTLAPAGSGKTRVLTRRVVEAVRGGVNPGRILCVVFNKAASEVMSERIHRDAGLPDVHIRTLHSLGYEICRQAPESPYAGCGVVTEQSLPGGLTDLYRKVLRADFNQHLPAIPYPFPEHLVMAYEEAVSRYRRTLIPLDGDVACGEFEGFDGRQALRIRAEVERRMTEKVLMTFDEQLFRAVEILLNNPGTRSIYQHRFDSVMVDEVQDLTPVQFLMLRLLSLPLNNLFAVGDDDQMINTFTGADPENIRSFQRWYPGAAIHTLGANYRCRPEIVTRSAGVIAHNMDRFDKPIRPVQAQAGSGRDTILIHKCPSLEAETDAVVRVIRRWRKLGYAYADMAVLVRVQSIAAPLQSALKEADLPFNPLDEGAVYQSRAGRTAGAWFDVIVHGERADPLSYAISLSFPSRHLSNEQLRDAATLGHRFFERMDGLPGDAIAKLEEYLQCIETLRDVYGSPDGSPVAFLDALMEHTGLGAYYRRRDETSRQRMGVADMESIGMIRQMAAGYPATESFVDAYLGSMASEADTDPPAHAKDAASQAETAEANVSEKETVEDDTCFGETAETIETAGDGEQLGETRGVVSAGEDRITITTIHRSKGDEFKGVILFHVVEDILPHRRMTGSDEGIEEERRVFYVALTRAEERLCITTQRKRPSRFLAEMRPARDGSRLTRVRDRLAHVRDRLARVQPGPVARSVLDRFRRLPP, via the coding sequence ATGTCGAACCAGGTACGCAAACCATCGACGGACAGGCTTCAATCCGCGGGCAAGGCTCTTTCCACGAATCAGCCCCTTGCAGCGGGGCAGGCCCTGTTCACACCGGACGACGTGTCCCGGTGGGAACGAAAGGGCCGCGGCATTGCCGTTTTCGGCTGTCCTGATACGTTCTCCATTCCCGAAATCGAGTCCAGGCCGGGCACTGCCGTGCTGTGCGATCCGGATGAAGGCCAGGAGATTCCGGGTGAACCCGACCGCCTGGTCCTCAAACTGTCGTCCAGTCGCGTGGTCCATCTGAACAGCCTCATGAATCGCATCGTTCTTCCGGCGTACAGGCGATACAACCCCTTGTATCTTTTTGCTTCCTGTGATGAGAAGGACCTGGACGCCGGTTCGGTCGAAATGCCGGTGAAAGACGGGATCGAGGAGGCCATGTGCCCGCTCCTGTGGGAACAGCTCCGGTCTATCCTGGCTTGCACCTGCGCGGTGTTCCCTTCTCCCGGTGCGCTGAGTTCTTCGGAGAAACCCTGGTTGACGACCGCGGAAAGCATGATGCACCAGAAACTTACCCGGGCTGGGCTGTCCCACCGGCTTCATGCCCGGATGGGATCGTGTTTCGTCGACGCGCTTGTCGAGTCGCCCCATGATAACCCTGTGGCGGTGGAGATCGACGGCAGGGAGTTCGCCCGCGAAGATCATATCCGGCGGGACAAGGCGCTGACTCAAGCGCATAACATACGGAAAGTGGTCCGGTTCAGCGGGAGCGAGGTCGTGAACGATCTCGACGGATGTGTAGACAGGGTCCGTTCAGTCCTGGCCGGCCGCGGAACCGTACTCCCGATGCCCGAGCCGAATCCCGGCCTGGCCGGGGAACAGGCCAGGTGTCTTGATCCCCGGGCCGGCGTCGTGCTCACCCTCGCACCCGCGGGTTCGGGGAAGACGCGGGTGCTGACGCGGCGGGTAGTGGAAGCGGTCCGGGGCGGCGTCAACCCCGGCCGGATACTGTGCGTGGTCTTCAACAAGGCGGCGAGCGAGGTGATGTCCGAGCGTATACACAGGGACGCCGGACTGCCAGATGTGCATATCCGCACCTTGCACAGCCTGGGATACGAGATCTGCAGACAGGCGCCGGAGAGCCCTTACGCGGGCTGCGGGGTCGTTACGGAGCAGTCCCTGCCGGGCGGGTTGACGGATCTATACAGAAAGGTGCTCCGAGCGGATTTCAATCAGCATCTTCCAGCCATCCCCTACCCTTTTCCCGAACATCTGGTCATGGCATACGAGGAAGCGGTTTCCCGGTACCGGAGAACGTTGATTCCCCTCGACGGAGACGTCGCATGCGGGGAGTTCGAGGGTTTTGACGGGCGACAGGCCCTCAGAATCCGTGCCGAGGTGGAACGCCGCATGACGGAAAAGGTCCTGATGACCTTCGACGAGCAATTATTCCGCGCCGTGGAAATCCTGCTCAACAACCCCGGAACCCGGTCCATTTACCAGCATCGTTTCGATTCGGTCATGGTGGACGAGGTCCAGGACCTCACCCCCGTCCAGTTCCTGATGCTCCGGCTGCTCTCCCTGCCGCTGAACAACCTGTTCGCCGTGGGCGATGACGACCAGATGATCAATACCTTCACCGGTGCGGACCCGGAGAACATCCGCTCGTTTCAACGCTGGTATCCCGGTGCCGCGATCCACACCCTGGGGGCGAACTACCGGTGCAGGCCGGAAATCGTAACCCGGTCCGCGGGCGTCATTGCCCATAACATGGACCGTTTCGACAAGCCGATCCGCCCCGTACAGGCTCAGGCCGGTTCGGGCAGGGACACGATCCTGATCCACAAATGCCCGTCGCTGGAAGCCGAAACGGATGCCGTGGTGCGCGTGATACGCCGGTGGAGAAAGCTGGGATATGCCTACGCGGACATGGCCGTGCTGGTGCGGGTCCAGTCCATCGCGGCGCCCCTGCAGTCCGCGCTTAAGGAGGCGGACCTGCCCTTCAACCCGCTCGATGAAGGGGCAGTGTACCAGTCCCGCGCCGGAAGGACCGCGGGCGCCTGGTTCGACGTCATCGTCCATGGCGAACGGGCCGATCCCCTATCGTACGCGATCAGCCTGTCCTTCCCGTCCCGGCACCTCTCCAACGAGCAATTGCGCGACGCGGCGACCCTCGGCCACCGTTTCTTCGAGCGTATGGACGGTCTGCCGGGTGACGCGATCGCCAAGCTGGAGGAATACCTTCAATGTATCGAAACCCTGCGAGACGTCTACGGATCCCCGGATGGATCTCCTGTGGCCTTTCTCGACGCGTTGATGGAACACACCGGGCTCGGAGCCTACTACAGGAGGAGGGACGAGACGAGCAGGCAGCGGATGGGCGTGGCCGACATGGAATCCATCGGCATGATCAGGCAGATGGCCGCCGGGTATCCCGCCACAGAGTCATTCGTAGACGCGTATCTCGGGTCCATGGCTTCCGAAGCGGACACGGACCCTCCAGCGCACGCCAAAGATGCCGCGTCTCAGGCGGAGACAGCGGAAGCCAACGTGTCCGAGAAGGAAACAGTCGAAGACGACACATGTTTTGGAGAAACGGCCGAAACAATCGAAACGGCAGGCGACGGCGAGCAACTAGGAGAAACCCGGGGCGTCGTGTCGGCAGGCGAGGACCGGATAACCATTACCACGATTCACCGGAGCAAGGGAGACGAATTCAAAGGGGTCATCCTCTTCCACGTGGTCGAGGATATCCTGCCCCACCGCCGCATGACGGGCTCGGACGAGGGCATCGAAGAAGAGCGGCGCGTCTTTTACGTCGCCCTGACGCGGGCCGAAGAAAGGCTATGTATAACGACGCAGCGGAAGCGGCCCTCCCGGTTCCTGGCCGAGATGAGACCTGCACGGGACGGAAGCCGGCTTACGCGCGTCCGTGACCGTCTGGCGCACGTCCGTGACCGTCTGGCGCGTGTGCAGCCCGGCCCTGTCGCGCGGTCCGTCCTGGATCGCTTTCGCCGCCTGCCACCTTGA
- a CDS encoding galactose mutarotase has product MGVVEETVWGAFRSRPVFLYTLNGASGAAARVTNYGGILQSLEIPDTDGNLVDVVLGFDTFDEYLGDHPFFGATVGRCANRIAGGRFTLGGKAYNLAVNDKAGPNHIHGGPGGFDKQVWEPRDFGQHSGGTYVVLAYTSGDGEEGYPGTVETTVTYTLNGNDVLRISMEARTDRSTPVNLTNHSYWNLNGHQSGPVLDHEIALYADAYTPVDSHLIPTGEIRAVSGTPFDFTQPRTIASEMDAIVPPGPGGPDGPGGYDHNFVLRNAGGQVRPAARVASRRSGLAMEVRTNQPGVQFYTGNHLSGALSGKGGAAYGRHHAFCLETQAFPNAINRQGSPGWPSVVLNPGETYHHEVRYAFASSEPAR; this is encoded by the coding sequence ATGGGAGTCGTGGAAGAGACGGTATGGGGCGCTTTCCGTTCACGTCCCGTTTTCCTGTACACGTTGAACGGGGCATCCGGCGCGGCCGCGCGCGTTACAAATTATGGTGGAATCCTACAGTCCCTGGAGATCCCGGATACGGACGGGAACCTCGTGGACGTCGTGCTGGGTTTCGATACCTTCGACGAATACCTGGGCGATCATCCGTTCTTCGGCGCCACCGTCGGCCGCTGCGCCAACCGGATCGCAGGCGGTCGGTTTACGCTGGGCGGAAAGGCCTACAACCTTGCTGTGAATGACAAGGCCGGTCCCAACCACATCCACGGGGGCCCGGGAGGCTTCGACAAGCAGGTCTGGGAACCGAGGGACTTCGGCCAGCACAGCGGGGGGACGTATGTCGTACTGGCGTACACGAGTGGAGATGGAGAGGAAGGCTACCCGGGTACGGTGGAGACGACCGTTACCTATACGCTGAACGGCAACGACGTGCTGCGGATTTCCATGGAGGCGCGTACCGACCGGTCCACGCCGGTGAACCTGACCAATCATTCGTACTGGAACCTGAATGGTCACCAGTCCGGTCCGGTGCTGGATCACGAGATCGCCCTGTACGCCGACGCCTACACGCCTGTCGACAGCCACCTCATTCCCACCGGCGAAATCAGGGCGGTCTCCGGGACCCCCTTCGACTTCACGCAACCCAGGACCATCGCCTCGGAGATGGATGCCATTGTCCCGCCTGGTCCGGGGGGGCCCGATGGTCCCGGCGGATACGACCACAACTTCGTCCTGCGCAATGCGGGCGGACAGGTCCGGCCCGCTGCCCGCGTGGCTTCCCGCCGGTCCGGCCTCGCCATGGAAGTGCGGACCAATCAACCGGGCGTGCAGTTCTACACGGGGAACCACCTGTCCGGCGCCCTGTCGGGTAAAGGCGGTGCTGCCTACGGCCGGCACCACGCCTTCTGTCTGGAAACGCAGGCATTTCCCAACGCGATCAATCGCCAGGGATCACCGGGATGGCCTTCGGTCGTGCTGAATCCGGGCGAGACATACCACCACGAGGTGCGCTATGCCTTCGCGTCCTCCGAGCCGGCCCGGTAA
- a CDS encoding SDR family NAD(P)-dependent oxidoreductase: protein MLLEDRTVVITGAAMGIGRAAALCCAEAGGHTVLADIDEDRLEETYRDIHAAGGEGSYQVVDVSDAGQVEALMAGAVEDFGRIDALINCAGVLEGAYVPVDELDEAVWQHVMDVNLKGSFLTCKYAAAVMKEQKRGVIVLLSSGAGVRGGSSSVAYGTSKGAVHGQAVVLESQLAPFGIRVHAVCPGGIATPMKLRNIAQAAESRGESAEEALKQAAEYLGDSEGVGKILAFLVSDHADHLRQTVFTR from the coding sequence ATGTTGCTCGAAGACAGGACGGTCGTCATAACCGGCGCGGCGATGGGTATTGGGCGGGCCGCGGCCCTGTGTTGCGCAGAGGCCGGGGGCCATACCGTCCTTGCCGATATCGATGAGGACAGGCTGGAAGAGACCTATCGGGATATACACGCCGCGGGCGGCGAGGGATCATACCAGGTGGTGGACGTTTCGGACGCCGGCCAGGTCGAAGCGTTGATGGCCGGGGCGGTGGAAGACTTCGGCCGTATCGATGCGCTCATCAACTGCGCGGGCGTGCTTGAGGGCGCCTACGTTCCCGTAGACGAACTGGACGAGGCGGTATGGCAGCACGTAATGGACGTCAACCTGAAAGGTTCCTTTCTGACGTGCAAGTACGCGGCGGCGGTGATGAAGGAACAGAAAAGGGGCGTGATCGTCCTGCTGTCGTCCGGGGCCGGCGTCCGGGGAGGAAGTTCATCGGTGGCCTACGGAACCAGCAAGGGCGCCGTGCACGGCCAGGCCGTCGTCCTGGAGAGTCAACTGGCTCCCTTCGGCATACGCGTACACGCGGTGTGTCCGGGCGGAATCGCCACGCCCATGAAGCTGAGAAACATCGCCCAGGCGGCCGAATCCCGAGGCGAGTCGGCGGAAGAGGCGCTGAAGCAGGCGGCCGAATACCTGGGCGACTCCGAAGGCGTGGGCAAAATACTCGCCTTTCTCGTCTCCGATCACGCCGATCATTTGCGCCAGACCGTCTTCACCCGTTGA
- a CDS encoding molybdopterin-dependent oxidoreductase: MDRRHFLETLAAGLVAGGSVLPTLQSVAGPLFVPVEKDEEGLTPLRRFFAVAIVSFPPKIDVENERLEIEGAVTAPFALGYDELSQWPQHTQESILRCVGGAEGRARWVGVRLRELLETAGVAPDARDVIFYGADEYESSIPVDVAMKESSMLALQMNDEPLWSKHGSPVRLVLPGMYGYKQVKWLTRIEVTRKNHKGYWEKRGYSDDGRIKS; encoded by the coding sequence ATGGACCGGCGTCATTTTCTTGAGACCCTCGCGGCCGGACTCGTTGCCGGCGGTTCCGTGCTTCCCACGTTGCAGTCCGTGGCCGGGCCGCTGTTCGTTCCCGTTGAAAAAGACGAAGAGGGCCTGACGCCGCTGCGCCGGTTTTTTGCGGTAGCCATCGTCTCCTTTCCACCCAAAATCGATGTGGAGAATGAACGGCTCGAGATCGAGGGTGCCGTGACGGCTCCGTTCGCCCTGGGATACGACGAATTGTCCCAGTGGCCGCAGCACACGCAGGAAAGTATCCTGCGTTGCGTCGGCGGCGCCGAGGGAAGAGCCCGGTGGGTCGGCGTGCGGCTGCGCGAACTGCTTGAAACGGCCGGCGTGGCCCCGGACGCCCGGGACGTCATTTTCTACGGTGCCGACGAGTATGAAAGCAGTATTCCCGTCGATGTGGCGATGAAGGAGAGCAGCATGCTCGCCCTTCAGATGAACGACGAGCCGCTGTGGTCCAAGCACGGTTCGCCCGTACGGCTGGTACTGCCCGGCATGTATGGATACAAGCAGGTTAAATGGCTGACCCGAATCGAAGTCACCCGCAAGAACCACAAGGGATACTGGGAGAAACGAGGCTATTCGGACGATGGGCGGATCAAATCCTGA
- the rfbB gene encoding dTDP-glucose 4,6-dehydratase gives MDAMLVTGGAGFIGSNFVRYALNRYPDAQVVVLDALTYAGNLANLDDCVDSERLRFIQGDIRDKDTVDDVMRGVDTVVNFAAESHVDRSILNPSSFIEINYNGVYVLLEAARRMEVRRFLQVSTDEVYGHVPSGLSMESDAFAPRSPYAASKAAADLLVQSYYTTYGLPVLITRGGNTVGPYQYPEKVLPLFITNALEYKPLPVYGDGSAVRSYLYVEDHCSAIDCVLSSGQPGSAYNVGTNDEVSVRDLADRVLEILDRPANLREFVPDRSGHDLRYALDCGRIRSLGWNPAFDFETMLKETVHWYVDHRPWWQEIRNEDSYRAYYRKQYHER, from the coding sequence ATGGATGCCATGCTGGTTACCGGCGGAGCCGGGTTCATCGGCAGTAACTTCGTTCGATACGCATTGAACCGCTACCCCGACGCGCAGGTTGTCGTGCTCGACGCCCTGACCTACGCCGGGAATCTGGCCAATCTCGATGACTGTGTGGATTCGGAACGGCTCCGATTCATTCAAGGGGATATCCGGGACAAGGACACCGTCGACGACGTGATGCGCGGGGTCGACACGGTCGTCAACTTCGCTGCCGAATCGCACGTCGATCGATCCATCCTCAATCCCTCCTCATTTATCGAGATCAACTACAACGGGGTATATGTTCTGCTCGAAGCCGCGCGGCGAATGGAGGTAAGACGGTTCCTCCAGGTGTCCACCGACGAGGTGTACGGCCACGTTCCCTCGGGCCTTTCGATGGAAAGCGACGCCTTCGCGCCCCGCAGCCCCTACGCCGCCAGCAAGGCCGCCGCGGACCTGCTGGTTCAGTCCTATTACACGACCTATGGGCTGCCCGTATTGATCACGCGGGGCGGGAACACCGTCGGACCCTACCAGTACCCGGAGAAGGTCCTGCCCCTGTTCATCACGAACGCCCTGGAGTACAAACCCCTTCCGGTATACGGCGACGGAAGCGCCGTACGCAGCTACCTGTATGTCGAAGATCACTGTTCGGCCATCGACTGTGTGCTCAGTTCCGGCCAACCGGGAAGCGCCTACAACGTGGGCACGAACGACGAGGTCAGCGTACGCGACCTGGCAGACCGGGTCCTGGAAATCCTCGACAGGCCGGCAAACCTGCGCGAGTTCGTTCCGGACCGTAGCGGGCACGATCTGCGGTACGCCCTGGACTGCGGCCGCATACGGTCCCTGGGATGGAACCCGGCGTTCGACTTCGAAACGATGCTGAAAGAAACGGTGCACTGGTACGTGGATCACCGGCCGTGGTGGCAGGAAATCCGGAACGAAGACAGTTACAGGGCGTATTATCGAAAGCAATACCATGAACGATGA
- a CDS encoding undecaprenyl-diphosphate phosphatase codes for MILGFLQGVTEFLPVSSSGHLVVYQRLFGLGGPGGSDETGLLFDVMVHLGTLLAVLVVFRSDLAILVSNTWRVATGKAGADRRSLRLLLLLALGTIPAAVFGLGWKDELERLFSAPVHVGFAFLVTGSVLWLSRFAGRPGRSDLPAKDIGGTTWIDALLIGLGQALALIPGISRSGTTISIALLLGLDRRLAARYSFLLAIPAILGAVAVQIGDTGGIPVDQWGAVAAGTITAAVSGYIALRLLLRIVVAGNLSRFSYYCWGIGLLTLGGVLSGLSGLSSAF; via the coding sequence TTGATCCTCGGATTCCTGCAGGGCGTAACGGAGTTCCTGCCGGTCAGCAGTTCCGGCCATCTCGTCGTGTACCAGCGCCTCTTCGGGCTGGGCGGGCCGGGCGGATCGGATGAAACCGGGTTGCTCTTCGACGTAATGGTGCACCTCGGGACCCTGCTGGCCGTCCTGGTCGTGTTCCGGTCCGATCTCGCGATACTGGTTTCGAACACGTGGCGCGTGGCAACGGGAAAGGCGGGGGCGGACCGCCGGTCCCTTCGCCTCCTGCTCCTGCTCGCCCTGGGCACGATTCCGGCCGCGGTCTTCGGGCTGGGATGGAAAGACGAACTGGAGCGCCTGTTTTCCGCCCCGGTTCATGTCGGCTTCGCCTTTCTGGTCACCGGTTCCGTTCTGTGGCTGTCCCGATTCGCCGGACGGCCTGGCCGATCCGACCTGCCTGCGAAGGACATCGGCGGAACGACCTGGATCGACGCGCTGCTGATCGGTCTGGGCCAGGCGCTGGCGCTGATTCCCGGGATCTCCCGGTCTGGAACGACCATTTCCATCGCCTTGCTGTTGGGACTTGACCGGCGGCTGGCGGCGCGTTACTCTTTTCTATTGGCGATTCCCGCGATCCTGGGGGCGGTTGCCGTCCAGATCGGCGATACGGGCGGCATCCCCGTCGATCAGTGGGGCGCGGTAGCCGCGGGGACCATCACGGCGGCCGTGAGCGGTTACATCGCGCTCAGACTGCTCCTTCGCATCGTCGTTGCCGGCAATCTGTCCAGGTTTTCGTACTATTGCTGGGGAATCGGACTGCTGACGCTGGGCGGAGTACTCTCCGGGCTGTCCGGGCTATCCAGCGCATTCTGA
- a CDS encoding UvrB/UvrC motif-containing protein, translating into MNRDIGRLLDEWEYTGPDKLIVRKIKGEDGRTRIQMRVDLGILQMEWSGRPDGGTPHGKASLLDHYLERLEKRKADKGPDAQLNLSHEDCVNLQSESLQYYYRRICMFELESYHEACRDAEHNLQIMDMVRTHAENDDDRLSFEQYRPFVIMHRTRARSLIATGTGDTDKALHHIEEGIEEIETFFRSYDRNDLVEESQELKILRDMAEEIRKQQPRSEEDRLRAELTEAVENEEFERAAEIRDELKKFDLP; encoded by the coding sequence ATGAATCGAGACATCGGCAGGCTGCTCGATGAATGGGAGTACACGGGGCCCGACAAGCTCATCGTGCGCAAAATCAAAGGAGAAGACGGCCGGACCAGGATTCAGATGCGCGTGGATCTCGGTATCCTGCAGATGGAGTGGTCCGGCCGGCCGGACGGCGGAACGCCCCACGGGAAAGCCTCCCTGCTGGACCACTACCTGGAACGACTCGAAAAACGGAAGGCGGACAAGGGTCCGGACGCGCAGCTCAATCTGTCCCACGAGGACTGCGTGAACCTGCAGTCGGAATCGCTGCAGTATTACTACCGGCGCATCTGCATGTTCGAGCTGGAATCCTATCACGAGGCCTGCCGGGACGCCGAGCACAATCTGCAGATCATGGATATGGTGCGGACCCATGCCGAAAACGACGACGACCGCCTGTCCTTCGAACAATACCGGCCCTTCGTCATCATGCACCGTACCCGTGCGCGAAGCCTGATTGCCACGGGCACGGGCGATACCGACAAGGCCTTGCATCATATCGAAGAAGGCATCGAAGAGATCGAGACCTTCTTTCGTTCCTATGACCGGAACGACCTGGTAGAGGAAAGCCAGGAGCTGAAAATACTGAGAGACATGGCCGAGGAGATCCGAAAACAGCAGCCCCGTTCCGAGGAAGACCGGTTAAGGGCGGAATTGACGGAGGCCGTCGAGAACGAGGAATTCGAACGGGCCGCCGAAATACGGGACGAACTGAAGAAGTTCGACCTGCCCTAG